A window of Magnolia sinica isolate HGM2019 chromosome 13, MsV1, whole genome shotgun sequence genomic DNA:
ttaagtcccaggtgaaccataccacataaaAATAGTGGtggttgaacacccaccattaaaaacttcttcagcCCAATGTAGTTTTATCcatcatcaaacctgttgataagatgacacaaacttgaatgagaggaaaaatacaaatatcagcttgatccaaaacttttgtagccccttaTAAGTTCATaacggtggccattcaatcatcactttctcctatagtgtggtccagctGCAAGTTAGATACTCCTCACCTTTTTTATATAAAAAGAATCTCACGTCATAAATTAAGAtgataaaaatagatgaatgacatagatataacacatacattatggcggGGCCCACAAACCACTATGAGTAGCGAGCAACTCAGCAATAGTGTCAGTGGGCAATCCGCATGTAACATAAATTACTAGTACCTCCATcattttgggcctgtttggataccaccaaataaattactttttctttttcttttcttgttagcttgttagtacaccccactgtgaGTTCATACTTCACCGTTGCAttggccacccccactagggaatcgacacTTACTTTTTATATatttacaacagtagataagtaacttatttaaaataaataggtttggtttatgatcaattacttAAAATTATAttatcacttcagttaatttttctagattttctacTTCCCATATGTCGTTGAAGAGAAGCATAAGGAGAGACAAAAAGGAGGATAAGCTAGTAAGTACGTTGTTTACCCGCTgtatttatcttcttaataattaaaaattaaattcagTTACTCATggaataagttacttatcttaagcaacttaaaaTCCAAACGCCCAAACATTTGGAATATCCTATTTGTGCGGCTTTGATTTTGCAATCAGGAGGTCAACGTcaatgccacatgtgaggagCTGGTCACCGCCCTCTTCTCTAGGGCGGTGCGAAGCGGTAGTGGATTAGGTGCATCCCGGCATCACCCAGGACAGTGTGGCCCTTGCcatggggccctccttgatgtatatattataaatccacactgttcatccattttttccaaattatttcAGGTCAagagataaaaaataaaagagatccgAATAACAGGTGGACCATAGTAtaataaatagtggtgattgaatgccacaccattaaaacttcttaggttTTACCTTAATGTTTTTATGatgattatttgtcatcaaaTCTGTTGAAAATGTCACAAAAATCTAAatgaatgtaaaaaaaatatcatcttgatctaaaacttttgtagcctgcaATAACTTTTTAACAGTCAATCACCTCCATTTCTTAAGGtatggtcgacctgagatttggatctctttaaattttgggatcaccctctaaaatgatatggaaaaactgttggacggtgtaaatattggaaacatacatcaaggtgggctccacagtaagggctgcaccgtctttgGTGAGGCTGGGCGGTGTAGCccggccgcacctaatcctctcccgcGTGAAACTACAACGCGAGGATTCCAGTCCCATTTTTAATGAAGGGATAAAACACTTTGACCATCTGTATGCTTTCGACCACCTGTATTATGAGAAGGTGCATTCTAAGGGTTGAAAAATGTGGGGATCACATCAAGAAATTGTGGGGCTCACATGCTGCACACCAATGACATCCAACTTATCTAACCTATACATCCAAGCATGATGATGAAAATAATCAAAAGCACAAGCCAATCCCctcgttaggtgggccacaccaaaaaaacaATATACACCACCCAAATCATTCACCTTCGTCATCAAGGTGGATCGCATCTGTTAGGTGGCTTAGATGTCAAACACATATAGTGTGGGCCCCGCAATTCTCCACTTTACCATTTCTctaaaagagaataaaaaaaaagtatttggGTCATTTTAAACCCTACAAAATAAAATTTCAGTTTGCCAAGGAATCACATGGTAAAAAACAATTTTTTTGGACCATCTTGGTCTATGGGATTAAATTGTATGGGATTAaattgtatggaattgtattataTGGGATTAAAACTATTATTGCACAATGTTTGCATGTTTCCAAAATCATTCAAATCATTCACCTTCATCATCAAGGTGGATCACATCTGTTAGGTGGCTCAGATGTCAAACACAtatggtgtgggccccacaattctccaCTTTACCACTTCTctaaaagagaataaaaaaaagtATTTGGGTCATTTTAACccctataaaataaaatttcagttTGTCAAGGAATCGCATggtaaaaatcaatttttttggaCCATTTTGGTGTATGGGATTAaattgtatggaattgtattataTAGGATTAaaaccattattgcacaatgttTGCATGTTTCCAAAATCACACCTACAGACCAAATATAATTCCATCCTACCTAATATCAATCATTCTTGTCCTCTCCAAACACTAGATGGAATTAGCATGAGagcaaatgtaattccatcccaccaaatcccatctAAGCCGACCTACCAAAAAGGCACTTAAGGAATTTTGTGCTTAAAATCACTCATATAAGTACACTACATCCATGACCTTTGTATTCTAGAATTTTCACTACAAAATCCCGGATAATTTGCATTTTCCCAACAATTGGAAATTTCAAGGGATGTCGTGGAGGAAATTACCCAAGTGCCTTCATTTGTCATTTTCTTAAAGTAGTAAAAGTGAGAATTGTGATGCTCACATGGCATTTGTATAACATCCAATCAATCAAATATATGCAATCCATAATAATGACCGCAAGAACAAAAATTTGGCCAACAGAATCATCTTATTGGCCACACttgttgaatttggatgtttATAAGTAGCACACCTTATTTTTTATGGTTTGATCTGCTATATGAATGTGTCACTGTTCATTTAGAcacaaaaaatcctattcaatcAAACGTATGTGATTAGAGTAGTGTGTAAGGCATGCTAGAGTTGTTATCAACTTTTGAGTTTGAATGAATGCTTATAACCTTAGGTGCTAAATTAGTCTTAGGATTAGACTTACAAACGTTGATCTAACTGTCCGGCTCGCATTATTGTAGTGATTGGATGATTTAAGAGTAGTCATTCAATGAAATTTTTTTACTTTATActaaggacttttctttcaatgGTGATCGTAAATATTATGTTTTTCAGTAATGCCAAAGATAGACGAATAATATTAGAAATAAAGGCTAAtcataattttattgatttataaacTAATAATTACAATCGACAAGAATATAaaatagagaaaataaaaaataaattacctACAACTGTATGCATACACAAACAATCGAAGCAGGTGGCTAATAGGATGTGACCTATATAATCTTTGAAGTATGGATTCGGTTGATTGAAAATCtaattaagaaaatcataaatattTAATCTACTCCTACATTATATTACTATgatgaaacttaataattacaTATAAATAATACTAAATTTCAAACTTTTTATAGTACCTAGAATAAACAAAAGTGAATGAATTATAAGTAAAAGTAAGAGAGAGTAAGTGCTATGCTATGTAGAGAGTTTGTATGTGTGGGCCAGGCAGGCTTTTATTGTGGAAGGTTACTCGGCCGTATCCTATTCGAATTTAGATTCTTCGTTTATGTTTCACTcttttttgcttcttcttttgaaaaaaaaatgtcttGGAATGCTACATAACTAATGTGAAAAcatcatttattttttaaaatattttcttttaaacatGATTGGGTGAGATAACATTGTCATGTGTATTCAAAATTTGATATATTTGGCATCGGCGGGGTTCCATGTAGCTTGCTAAGTACGCCGCCGCTTAGTCATATATGCCACTTGAGCGACAATCACATCTCCTTTTCACAGtgctttttgaaaaataaaaaataaaaaatttctatacCGAGACGTGTATGCAAAATTTAGCCAATGTGATTTTGGCAAGATACGTGTGATCGAAGGAAGTGGATGGAGAGATACTTTTGAGGGTGCAAGTGAGCTTGAGACGTGGCCGCATCCGATGAACTGCATCGTATGTATAAACAGATAGACCTGACATATTTTGGACGCAGGTATCTATATCTTGGATGCAGATTAAGTACTGACACGTTGAATGGCGTGTCCTCAGCTAAAGCGACGCCACCAAGTTCCGTAGGCCCCACTCTGATGTCTACGTTGTATCCGTACATTCATTTTGAGATATCGTTtcaggcatgagccaaagaaggaGGCAGATAAAAGTCTGTAGTGGATCTCACCGTAAAAAaaaatggggagagtgattctcaCAATTAAAACTATCCtaatgcccactgtaatgtttatttgaaatccagccAGTTTAAAAGTTAAAAACGACACggaagaaagaaaacacaaataccagtttttgttttttgttagcTGGGTTTCACACAACATTGTCAGTGGTtcccacttcactgttagccactcccacCTGGAATGAATACCATGACCATAGTGTTGAAacctaaatatcaacttgatttgaaacttttgtggcatcTGGAAGTTTTTGAGAGTGAGCGTTACTGTCCCATTGTttttcgtgccctaaaatgatctctccaagtggattaAAGGTgtcgatacaaaacacacatcatataGGGCTTATAGAAATTGGTGACATCAGTTCAATGGCCAGTCTCAccattcaacctgtcagtatctaatcctcaCCCACATATTTTCTGCTTGTCTCGTAATCTTGGCGGGGCACGtttattggatggttgggatgtcatgaGCATCCCACGCAGATCACACGtcttaggaaacggattggctactccccttgacacgaGCCCTGGGGCTGGtagttggtgctctatgggccacaccatgatgtatgtgtttcatacattgcGTTGATCCATTTCTACGGATCATTTTattacttgatcccaaaaatgagaggtatataaatcttaggtggaccacaccacatgaaaacaatagtggttggatatccatcataaaaatcctcctaaggcccactgtactgtttatttgacatctaatatttcgattaggtcatacaggccccggtgaagggaaaaaacaaaaatcatcttgatccggaacttttatggccacaaaatgttttttaatggtcgatgttcattcgacactgtttcatgtaatgtggtccacttaagatgggatatacctcatttttggtctcacaccgATAAAATAATCcgtgaaaatagatggacggcatggatgaaacacatacatcatggtggatcccacggagcaccgaccatcagctatTGGCTGGTgtccgggggagtagccaatccgcgtcccacttCTTAATTCTTCACATCAAACAAAGGCGTTTTAAGCAATTTCTCCTCGTAAAATCCAGTAACTGCCTTGTATTTTCTTTTTACAACTCTGTTCTTCGAGAAGGATGAATCACTGCCCCTTTTTAGATGGTGTAAAACTAACAACGTAGGTATTTATAGCCCgaatattataaatatattacatCCATCACCTCCGTAATTTCCTTCCCCAGCTCTTATCTTTGATTTCTTCCTTCCACACACCCAtcattttttaatcattttattGACTAGAATTccaaataaaaaggaaagagagaccGCTCCAGCTATCATCACCACTACCCTccaatctctctctatctctccctctctccctcagaTCAGATGTGACTGCCTCTTTCTCTATTCTCTGCCCAAAAATCAAACCCAAAAgtaaatgaaagagagagagattattgcATGGCGACAACCCAAATCAGGCCAATACGAAAGCGATTTTCATTCCATAATTCATCCTTTTTATACCCAATCAACCACAACCCCTTCATCTCATCCCCACTCTCCTCCAATGGCTGCTGACGCCTCTCCCCAATTCCGCGATGCTGAATTCACCGACTTTCGCGACGCTGCTCAGATCAGCGTCTCCCACGATGGCCTCTACTTCTGGCAGTACATGGTCGCTGGTTCAATCGCTGGCTGTGTCGAGCACACTGCCATGTTCCCTATCGATACCCTCAAGACCCACATGCAGGCTCGCACCACCTGTGCAGTCCAAGCTGCCGCCCCCACCCTCCGGCAGGCCTTCCAATCTGTCCTCAAGCTCGAGGGCCCCACCGCCCTCTACCGTGGGGTCGCTGCCATGTCCCTCGGCGCCGGCCCAGCCCACGCTGTCTACTTCTCCGTCTATGAGTTCTGCAAGGAACACCTGTCCGCTGGCAACCCCAACAATTCTGCTGCCCATGCTGCATCCGGCGTCTGTGCCACCATCGCCAGTGATGCTGTCTTCACGCCCATGGACATGGTGAAGCAGCGCCTGCAGCTGCGGAGTAGTCCATACAAGGGTGTCTTGGATTGCATTGGCCGGGTACTGAGGGAGGAAGGCTTTGGGGCTTTCTATGCGTCGTACAGGACGACAGTCCTGATGAATGCGCCCTTCACGGCTGTGCATTTCGCAACGTATGAGGCGGTGAAGAAGGGGTTGATGGAGGTGTCTCCGGAGAGCGTGTCCGATGAGAGATTTATTGTCCATGCTACTGCAGGGGCTGCTGCCGGTGCGCTGGCAGCCGCAGTGACGACGCCGCTCGATGTTGTAAAGACCCAGTTGCAGTGCCAGGTAAATAAATGGTCTCCTTCATCCTCTTCTAATTAAATTACTTATGTTATTTTTGTcctctcttgttgttgttgttgtttttcttttttcctttcctttctgcACTtttcattgttgttgttgttacttCTACCTGTGGGGGCTTCTTTTACTGTTTGCTGCACTTCATTAGAACGCTGTTTTAATTTCTTGAGGGCTTTGCTTTTACTTCTTTTGGAGAAACAAACATGATTATTCACCTTGAATAATAGTAATTGATTAGGTTACATTGACACCTCCAGTTTGCATTCTAAATAACATCTTAGAGGAGCTACACGGTATGTTAGCGGAGTATGATGATTTCacatgcatgattctttgtgtgcATGGGATACATGTATATTAATCCTAACTGTGTGAATAATTGGCCCCACTCTAGATGGATGATAACCTCAAAAATCCTTTTTTAGAAGTTGGCCCCTACCACAGGGCTGCTTTTGGTACCCCCTATCCTCTTTATGGAGAACTTCCTGGAGGGGTGGACGAAGACCAATATTCGGTGGGTTTTCGGACAGGAGGGGGAGGTGCAGGAGGTAGTGATTCCGAAGGAGAAGGGATTTGGGAGATTGAGGGTGTTTGTATTTGTTTGTCTGAAAAGGGCCGAGGAGTTTCTGATGGTGATCTCGGCTCTTCACCAGAAAACTTTCGAAGGTCGAAATATTTCT
This region includes:
- the LOC131223693 gene encoding uncharacterized protein LOC131223693, coding for MKEREIIAWRQPKSGQYESDFHSIIHPFYTQSTTTPSSHPHSPPMAADASPQFRDAEFTDFRDAAQISVSHDGLYFWQYMVAGSIAGCVEHTAMFPIDTLKTHMQARTTCAVQAAAPTLRQAFQSVLKLEGPTALYRGVAAMSLGAGPAHAVYFSVYEFCKEHLSAGNPNNSAAHAASGVCATIASDAVFTPMDMVKQRLQLRSSPYKGVLDCIGRVLREEGFGAFYASYRTTVLMNAPFTAVHFATYEAVKKGLMEVSPESVSDERFIVHATAGAAAGALAAAVTTPLDVVKTQLQCQGVCGCDRFASGSIGDVIRTIVREDGYSGLLRGWKPRMLFHAPAAAICWSTYEAAKSFFQELNERGKTQS